A window of the Hevea brasiliensis isolate MT/VB/25A 57/8 chromosome 6, ASM3005281v1, whole genome shotgun sequence genome harbors these coding sequences:
- the LOC131180729 gene encoding uncharacterized protein LOC131180729 produces the protein MRQTTIDENSPAKKELRERACVAIARWMYDVGIAFNAVNYDSFGEMIRAIGNYGKEMKPPSFHEARVRLLNKEVQIINDLLESHKEEWENYGCTLMCDGWTDRKGRTLINFLANSPKGSVFIKSIDASDESKTAALLASLIEKELMEIGSEKVVQVVTDNASNNVATGRILEANFSHLSLHVQLIV, from the exons ATGAGGCAAACTACCATTGATGAAAATAGTCCAGCTAAAAAGGAGTTAAGGGAGCGTGCTTGTGTTGCCATAGCACGATGGATGTATGATGTGGGAATAGCTTTTAATGCTGTGAATTATGATAGCTTTGGGGAAATGATTCGAGCAATTGGAAATTATGGAAAAGAAATGAAACCTCCAAGTTTTCATGAGGCTAGAGTTCGGTTACTTAACAAAGAAGTGCAAATCATAAATGATCTTCTCGAGTCTCATAAAGAAGAATGGGAAAATTATGGATGTACATTGATGTGTGATGGATGGACGGACAGAAAAGGGAGAACCTTGATTAATTTCTTAGCTAATAGTCCAAAGGGAAGTGTATTTATTAAATCAATTGATGCAAGTGATGAATCAAAGACAGCGGCATTGTTGGCTAGTTTGATTGAGAAAGAATTGATGGAAATTGGTTCTGAAAAAGTAGTTCAAGTTGTTACAGATAATGCATCAAATAATGTTGCAacag GGAGAATATTGGAAGCAAATTTTTCTCATCTATCACTCCATGTGCAGCTCATTGTATAG